Part of the Neisseria brasiliensis genome is shown below.
ACACTTGGGCGCGGCCACCGTAGCCGGTGTCAACGATGAAAAATTCGAGTTTAAACGCGTGATTGAAGAAACCTTGGAAGTGTTTAAAAATCTGGGCTTGGAAAGCGAAAAAATCCCGTTGGTATTGGCCGGCGGCATGGCGAATTTTGAAAAAGTCACCACTGCGCTGAAAACATGGGGCGCCAATGCCGTGCAAATCGGCACCGCGTTTGCCGTCACCCAAGAAGGCGACGCCCACATCAATTTCAAGAAAACCTTAGCTGGTGCCGACACCGAGCAAGTGGTTGAATTTATGTCTGTCGCCGGTTTGCCCGCTCGCGGTGTACGCACCAAATTCCTTGATAATTACATCAAGCGCGAGGCCAAATTGCAATCGGTAGCCAAAGCCGACCCACGCCGTTGCACCCAAGGCTTAAACTGCCTGACCAGTTGCGGTTTGCGCGACGGTTTGGATAAAGCCGGCCAATTCTGTATTGACATCCAGCTTTCCGCCGCTTTCCGTGGCGAAGTCGATAAAGGCTTGTTTTTCCGAGGCAAAGATCCGCTGCCATTTGGTAACGCCATGCGCACGGTGCAAGAAACCATTCACTATCTGCTAAACGGCGCTCTGCCCGTTGCGGCAAAATAAGCTGACAGGCCGTCTGAAACCATATGATTTCAGACGGCCTGAAACCTTTATAAAACCCTAGATTGAGTACAACTCAAAGTTATAGCAGCGCAGACATAT
Proteins encoded:
- a CDS encoding NAD(P)H-dependent flavin oxidoreductase, yielding MSHSFDPLVIRGKSLIPIVQGGMGVGISASKLSSAVARENGIGTIASVDLRHLHEDLLAESTVNSTEEKYTKLNRIALDREIQKAKSGAEGNGMIAVNVMKAVKDHAAYVRQACESGADAIVMGAGLPLDLPEMTEGYHKDVALFPILSESRGINIVLKRWMKKGILPDAIVIEHPAHAAGHLGAATVAGVNDEKFEFKRVIEETLEVFKNLGLESEKIPLVLAGGMANFEKVTTALKTWGANAVQIGTAFAVTQEGDAHINFKKTLAGADTEQVVEFMSVAGLPARGVRTKFLDNYIKREAKLQSVAKADPRRCTQGLNCLTSCGLRDGLDKAGQFCIDIQLSAAFRGEVDKGLFFRGKDPLPFGNAMRTVQETIHYLLNGALPVAAK